The sequence TGAAATCATTTACTCTAACTATAAAGTGTTGTTACTCAAAATTACCCTTTTTTGTTAGTTTGATAAAAAATCCTTGATAAAAAATTAACCATGATTAATTCTTCACTTCACCATTGCCCAGCGTACTATAATTGACAAATGATTTATATCGTCTAAAGAAGTGCGTGATGGAAATATTTTTCCTCAGAGTTATTGCAAACTCAACGTATGATGATGCAAAAAAACAAAGATTCAAAAACAGGTATTTAGATTGAAATATCAAAAGTTGTGGGCAAAGCTTGCAATAATTCTTTTAATGAAGTTAAACATTTATTGGAGGAGTTTATTTCAATGAAGAATAAATATCTAATTGTAACCGTACTTGTTGTATTTTGTGCAGGTAGTGTTTATCCAGTATTTTCCCAAAGCACCAAAAAGGAGATAACCATTCTTTACACCAATTCACTCAACGGCATACTGGAAGCCTGTCAATGCAGTGCTGACCCAAAGGGCGGGTTGGTTAAGCGTGGCTATGCAATAGGGCAGCTGCGCAAAAAGTATAAAAACACTGTGCTTTTTGAAACAGGTGATTTTTGCAGTTACTATCCTGATACACTGCTTACAAAATATCTTATCAAAGGGTATGCGCACATTGGATATAATGCAATTGGTATAGGCGATCAAGAGCTTGCTGCAGGCGTTGATACATTTCATAAATACAGCACTGCGCTTCCTTTTGTGTGTGCCAATTTACAGTACTTTGCTGCAGGCAGCTGGCATACACCAACACAGCATTTAATAGTAACTATCGGCACTACAACGCTTGGGATAACTGCGGTAATTGATGCCGATGCGTTCAACTATTATCCTACCGAGATTACATCAAAAATAAAAATTACCGACTACAAGGTAGCTTTAAAAAGAGAGCTGCAGCAGCTACAAAAGACAGATTGCATTGTGGTGCTTTCGCATTTAGGTTTTGAAAAAGATAAGGAACTTGCGGTGCTTTTTCCCGGCATTGCACTCATTGTAGGGGGACATTCGCAAACGCTTGTCAAGACGCCTGTCAAAGTTGGTAATACATTAATAGTACAGGCCGGGACAAACGGCTCGCGCATTGGGGTTTTGCGGGCGACAGTTACTGACAAATTCATCACTGGCTACGAGCATTCCTTTGTACTGCCAAAGTGGCAGGATCCCGATGACCCTGCATTAGTAAAGTTAGTTGAAGAATATAATGAAGAAAATGCCAAACGGTTCCCGCGTTGATAGCTATTTGAAGACATTGTCTTCACCGGGGAAGATGTGCTCTTTTACTTCTTTACAGTAATTCTGTATTGCCTGCTGTGAGGTGGTAAAAAGGTCGGCATAGCGCTTTAAAAATTTTGGATTAAATCCTTTGTTTAAGCCTAGCATGTCATTTATAACAAGTACCTGACCATTGCAGTAGCGCCCAGCGCCAATACCTATTGTGGGAATATCAAGGGCTTGGGTTATTTCTTTTGCAAGCTCCTCAGGCACCATTTCAAGTACCAGTGCAAAAGCGCCAGCTTTCTGTAACAGCAGTGCATCTTCCATTATTATTTTTCGCTGCTGTTCATCCTTGCCCTGTACACTGTAGCCTCCCAGTTTGTGCACCGACTGCGGTGTAAGCCCTAAATGACCCATAACTGGAATTGAAGCTTTTGTTAATGCTTCCACCACCGGCACAAAGTCCCTGCCACCTTCAAGCTTTACTGCATTTGCGCCACATTCTTTCATAATGCGACCGCAATTGCGCATGGTATCTTCAATTCCTACGTGGTAGCTCATAAACGGAAGGTCGGTAACTATAAAGTGCTGCGGTGCTCCGCGGCGTACCATGCTACTGTGGTAAATCATCTGGTCTAATGTTACCGGTATGGTGGTATCATATCCTGCAACAACCATACCAAGCGAATCTCCAACCAATATCACGTCAATATCGGTTTGGCTGACCACGCGCGCAAAGGCGTAATCATAACAGGTAATCATTGCAATGGGCTCGCCAGATTGCTTCATCTTTGCAAAGTCTTTGATGTTTTTTATTGATGGCATAGCACTACCTCCCGTAATGGTTTGTGTGAAACCGGATCAATGATATTTGCATCAATTTCCAGTACCAGTTGTGCTGCAAACGGGCGTGTATAAATTTGCGGATGAGGCAGGGTAAGCGTTTGTGTTGTACATACTGTATCATTATACAGCAGTATGTCGCAGTCAATGGTGCGTGGTCCTTTTGGTATGCTGCGTACTCTTCCCAACCCAAGTTCAATATCCTGAAGCTTCTGTAACAGTGTGTGGGGCGTCAACTGCGTGTGGATGGCTACCACAGTGTTCAGAAAGTTAGGCTGATCTGTATATTCTAATGGCTGTGTTTCAATGATTGCGCTTTGTGCAATAATTGTTGTGTTTTCAAGTTGTGACAGTTTTTCTACAGCGGTGGTAATGTTACGGTAACTGTCGCCCATATTACTTCCCAATAAAATGTAAGCGATAGCTTTTGTCATAATTTATCCCTGTAGTCAGGTCCTGAAAGTTCAACAATGGTACACATTTCCTTTATGCGTGATAGGACTCTGCCGCCAGCAATATCGGCTAAAGCGCGATGGGGATCCACATTGGATGTAAATATTGTAAATTTTTCGGCTTCATAGCGCGCATCGACAAGATTGTACAGCGTTTCCTGCTCCCAGGGTGAATCCCGCTGTACGCCAAAATCATCAACTACAAGCACATCAGCGTTTTCAAGCTCATATTCAATCTCCTGTGCTGTGCCGTAGGTGGCAGAACCTTCGGCAAAGGTTGCACGCAGCTTGTTAAAGAATGTGCGCGAAATTTTGATAAAGCGTCCTTCCAACGCATGACGTATGATTAGCTCGGTTAATATAATTGAAGAAAGCAAAGTTTTCCCTGTGCCGGGGTTGCCCCATAAAAATAAGCCCTTACGTACATCAGGAAATTTTGAAACTATATCGTAGGCAATATTTTTTGCGTTTGATGAAAGCTTTGAATTTGCCTCAAATGAGTTGAAAAATCGCCACTGATATTTTTTATCAATGCCAGAGCGTGAATATATTGTCTTAATACGGTTAATCATCATTCGTATGTCGCGGCAGTAGCAGTTAGATATAGTGCCATTGAGCTCAATATAATAAGGAGGCTCTCCGCCACACTGGCATTTGTTCAATACACAGCGCGGGCA comes from Spirochaetota bacterium and encodes:
- the folK gene encoding 2-amino-4-hydroxy-6-hydroxymethyldihydropteridine diphosphokinase — its product is MTKAIAYILLGSNMGDSYRNITTAVEKLSQLENTTIIAQSAIIETQPLEYTDQPNFLNTVVAIHTQLTPHTLLQKLQDIELGLGRVRSIPKGPRTIDCDILLYNDTVCTTQTLTLPHPQIYTRPFAAQLVLEIDANIIDPVSHKPLREVVLCHQ
- a CDS encoding ATP-binding protein, yielding MHTKTHKTSIHSAFCSYCEHTGIVRNPHFEEIGEEPLVPCPRCVLNKCQCGGEPPYYIELNGTISNCYCRDIRMMINRIKTIYSRSGIDKKYQWRFFNSFEANSKLSSNAKNIAYDIVSKFPDVRKGLFLWGNPGTGKTLLSSIILTELIIRHALEGRFIKISRTFFNKLRATFAEGSATYGTAQEIEYELENADVLVVDDFGVQRDSPWEQETLYNLVDARYEAEKFTIFTSNVDPHRALADIAGGRVLSRIKEMCTIVELSGPDYRDKL
- the panB gene encoding 3-methyl-2-oxobutanoate hydroxymethyltransferase produces the protein MPSIKNIKDFAKMKQSGEPIAMITCYDYAFARVVSQTDIDVILVGDSLGMVVAGYDTTIPVTLDQMIYHSSMVRRGAPQHFIVTDLPFMSYHVGIEDTMRNCGRIMKECGANAVKLEGGRDFVPVVEALTKASIPVMGHLGLTPQSVHKLGGYSVQGKDEQQRKIIMEDALLLQKAGAFALVLEMVPEELAKEITQALDIPTIGIGAGRYCNGQVLVINDMLGLNKGFNPKFLKRYADLFTTSQQAIQNYCKEVKEHIFPGEDNVFK